One window from the genome of Salvia miltiorrhiza cultivar Shanhuang (shh) chromosome 7, IMPLAD_Smil_shh, whole genome shotgun sequence encodes:
- the LOC130991310 gene encoding pyruvate kinase isozyme A, chloroplastic: MAQALNFFISTSHSAKPLIPHRSQQFSHSISRLALVKNPRKTSLFIRASASDNGAGTGVQDHVSLAAAADSSSIEVDAVTEAELKENGFRSTRRTKLICTIGPATCKPEQLEALAVGGMNVARINMCHGTREWHREVIQRVRRLNEEKGYAVAIMMDTEGSEIHMGDLGGASSAKAEDGEIWTFSVRAFDSGLPEHTIIVNYGGFAEDVNIGDELLVDGGMVRFEVIEKIGPDVKCRCTDPGLLLPRANLTFWRDGSLVRERNAMLPTISSKDWLDIDFGIAEGVDFIAISFVKSAEVIKHLRSYIQARARDSDISVIAKIESIDSLKNLEEIILASDGAMVARGDLGAQIPLEQVPSEQQKIVQLCRQLNKPVIVASQLLESMIEYPTPTRAEVADVSEAVRQRSDALMLSGESAMGQFPDKALTVLRSVSLRIEKWWRDEKRHEAMELPGIASSFGDRISEEICNSTAKMANNLGVDAIFVYTKAGHMASLLSRCRPDCPIFAFTTTTSVRRRLNLQWGLIPFRLSFSEDMDSNLNKTFSLLKSRGMINSGDLVIAVSDMLQSIQVMNVP; encoded by the exons ATGGCGCAGGCACTGAATTTCTTCATTTCCACCTCACATTCCGCCAAACCCCTAATCCCCCACCGCTCGCAGCAATTTTCTCACTCCATTTCTCGCCTCGCCCTCGTCAAAAACCCTAGAAAAACCTCGCTGTTCATCAGAGCATCTGCGTCCGACAACGGCGCGGGCACCGGCGTGCAGGACCACGTCTCCCTCGCCGCGGCCGCCGATTCCAGCTCGATCGAGGTGGATGCGGTGACGGAGGCGGAGCTCAAGGAGAACGGGTTCCGGAGCACGCGGCGCACGAAGCTCATCTGCACGATCGGCCCCGCCACGTGCAAGCCGGAGCAGCTGGAGGCGCTGGCCGTCGGGGGGATGAATGTCGCGAGGATTAACATGTGCCACGGCACGAGGGAGTGGCATCGGGAGGTGATTCAGCGTGTGAGGAGATTGAATGAGGAGAAGGGGTATGCGGTTGCCATTATGATGGATACTGAGGGGAGCGAGATTCACATGGGGGATCTTGGCGGCGCTTCGTCGGCCAAAGCTGAG GATGGTGAAATTTGGACTTTCAGTGTTCGAGCATTTGATTCTGGTCTTCCTGAGcacacaattatcgtgaactaTGGTGGCTTTGCCGAAG ATGTAAACATAGGCGATGAACTTCTAGTAGATGGTGGAATGGTGAGGTTTGAGGTGATTGAGAAAATCGGTCCAGATGTCAAGTGTCGCTGTACAGATCCTGGACTTTTATTACCTCGTGCTAATCTCACATTCTGGAGAGATGGGAGCTTAGTGCGAGAACGTAATGCAATGCTCCCCACAATATCCTCAAAG GATTGGCTGGACATTGATTTTGGGATCGCTGAGGGTGTTGATTTTATTGCTATATCATTTGTTAAGTCTGCGGAAGTTATAAAGCATCTCAGGAGCTATATTCAAGCACGGGCTCGTGATAG TGACATTTCTGTGATTGCAAAAATAGAAAGTATTGACTCATTAAAGAACTTGGAGGAAATCATTTTGGCATCAGATGGAGCTATGGTGGCAAGAGGAGACCTTGGGGCACAGATCCCGTTGGAGCAGGTCCCATCAGAACAACAAAAAATTGTACAGCTCTGCAGGCAGTTAAACAAGCCAGTTATTGTTGCCAGCCAGCTGCTTGAGTCGATGATAGAATACCCAACACCTACCAGAGCTGAAGTAGCTGACGTTTCTGAAGCAGTTCGCCAGCGATCGGATGCCTTAATGCTCTCTGGTGAGTCTGCCATGGGCCAGTTCCCTGACAAAGCATTGACTGTTCTCAGAAGTGTTAGTCTAAGAATAGAGAAATGGTGGAGAGATGAGAAACGCCATGAAGCTATGGAACTCCCTGGCATAGCATCTTCTTTTGGAGACAGAATTTCAGAAGAGATTTGCAACTCTACTGCTAAGATGG CCAACAATCTGGGTGTGGATGCCATTTTCGTGTACACTAAAGCAGGTCACATGGCATCTCTTCTGTCACGCTGCCGTCCAGACTGCCCCATTTTCGCATTTACTACAACAACATCTGTGCGCAGACGCCTGAACCTGCAATGGGGTCTTATACCTTTCCGCTTGAGCTTTTCGGAGGATATGGATAGCAACCTCAACAAGACTTTCTCTTTACTAAAATCCCGGGGAATGATAAATTCAGGAGACCTGGTTATTGCTGTCTCTGACATGTTGCAATCTATTCAAGTTATGAATGTCCCATGA
- the LOC130991311 gene encoding uncharacterized protein LOC130991311: MRIQPIDSIPSDAVKPPVLKSRLKRLFDRPFNGVLRISSAEKPVAGGDKDGGGAAEFEPSSVCLDKMVQNFMEDNNEKPSSAAAKCARNRCNCFNGNSNDSSDDELDFFSDSISANSSFGDPSDTLRSLTPCATVAERNLLADTSKIVEKNNKTYKRKDDLRKIVTDDLISLGYNASLCKSKWDKSPSIPSGEYEYIDVVVEGERVIIDVDFRSEFEIARSTSSYKAVLQNLPYIFVGKTDRLIQIVAIASEAARQSLKKKGMHIAPWRKADYMKSKWLSPHARLTPPKTDTCEEARPDDREVLECEGGELDLIFGEDMTEETLSPPAKEAPPPATWQLPAVKPKSLERGNKMVVTGLASLLKEKF, from the exons ATGAGAATCCAGCCGATCGATTCGATCCCGAGCGACGCCGTCAAGCCGCCGGTGCTTAAGTCTCGGCTCAAGCGGCTTTTTGACCGTCCGTTCAACGGCGTCCTGCGGATTTCATCCGCTGAGAAGCCGGTCGCCGGAGGAGACAAAGATGGCGGTGGCGCCGCCGAGTTCGAGCCGAGCTCGGTCTGTTTGGATAAAATGGTTCAGAATTTCATGGAGGATAACAACGAGAAGCCTTCCTCCGCCGCCGCGAAATGCGCCCGCAACCGCTGCAATTGCTTCAACGGCAACAGCAACGATAGCTCCGATGACGAGCTCGATTTCTTCTCCGATTCGATTTCCGCTAATTCTTCCTTCGGCGACCCCTCCGATACTCTCAGG AGTTTGACGCCGTGCGCGACTGTGGCGGAGAGAAATCTATTGGCAGACACTTCGAAAATCGTcgaaaaaaacaacaaaacttACAAAAGAAAAGACGATTTGAGGAAAATAGTCACCGATGATCTAATCTCTCTTGGTTATAACGCCTCTCTTTGCAAATCCAAATGGGATAAATCTCCCTCTATTCCATCTG GCGAGTATGAATACATAGATGTGGTGGTGGAAGGCGAGAGAGTGATAATCGACGTGGATTTCCGATCGGAGTTCGAGATCGCCCGATCAACCAGTAGTTACAAGGCGGTGCTGCAGAACTTGCCCTACATTTTCGTCGGAAAAACCGACCGGCTGATTCAGATCGTCGCGATCGCGTCGGAGGCGGCGCGGCAGAGCCTGAAGAAGAAAGGGATGCACATCGCGCCGTGGCGGAAAGCCGATTACATGAAATCGAAATGGCTCAGCCCTCACGCCCGCCTCACGCCGCCCAAAACCGACACCTGCGAGGAGGCCCGGCCCGATGATCGCGAGGTGTTGGAGTGCGAGGGCGGAGAATTAGACCTGATCTTCGGTGAGGATATGACGGAGGAGACCTTGTCGCCACCGGCCAAGGAAGCTCCGCCGCCGGCGACGTGGCAGCTGCCGGCGGTGAAGCCGAAGAGTTTAGAGAGAGGGAATAAAATGGTGGTCACCGGATTAGCTTCTCTCCTCAAAGAGAAATTCTAA